Part of the Yersinia hibernica genome, CAAACATATTGCGGCGGTAACTTTTACGAATAAAGCCGCGCGCGAGATGAAAGAGCGCGTGGCTCAGACTTTAGGGCGCAAAGAAGCACGGGGTTTGATGATTGCGACCTTCCATACCTTGGGATTGGAAATCATCAAAAAAGAGTACAAAGCGCTGGGGATGAAATCTAATTTCTCACTGTTTGATGCGCAAGACCAACTGGGTCTATTGAAAGATTTAACCCACAAATGGTTGGAAGACGATAAAACGTTATTGCAACAGTTAGTCTCCCAGATCTCAAACTGGAAAAATGATCTGCTGGATCCCGCTGCTGCTGCGGCACAGGCCCGCTCTGAGCGCGATAAATTGTTTGTCCATTGCTATGGCTTATATGATGCCCATTTAAAAGCGTGCAATGTATTGGATTTCGACGACCTTATTTCCCTGCCAACTCTGCTGCTGCAACATGATTTGGAAGTGCGCGAACGTTGGCAAAATCGGCTGCGCTACCTATTAGTAGATGAATATCAAGATACCAATACCAGTCAGTATCAAATGGTTAAACTGCTGGTAGGCAGTCGGGCGCGCTTCACCGTGGTGGGTGATGATGACCAATCCATCTATTCATGGCGCGGTGCGCGACCACAGAATTTAGTTTTACTGAATGAAGATTTCCCTCAGTTGCAGGTGATTAAGCTGGAGCAAAACTACCGCTCTTCGGGCCGAATTCTGAAAGCGGCGAATATTTTGATCGCCAATAATTCTCATGTTTTTGAAAAAAAGCTGTTTTCTGAATTGGATTATGGTGATGAGCTCAAAGTGATTACCGCCAATAATGAAGATCATGAGGCTGAAAGAGTGGTCGGGGAGCTGATTGCCCACCATTTTGTGAAAAAAACGCAATACAGCGATTATGCCATTTTGTATCGCGGTAACCATCAGTCGCGGTTATTTGAAAAACTGTTGATGCAAAACCGCATTCCTTACCGTATCTCCGGCGGGGATTCATTTTTCTCGCGCCCAGAAATCAAAGACTTACTGGCCTACTTGCGGGTATTGACCAACCAGGATGATGACAGCGCATTCTTACGTATTGTGAATACCCCTAAGCGCGAGATTGGTTCAGCGACGATTCAAAAATTGGGTGAATGGGCGAATGTGCGTAATAAAAGTCTGTTTCGGGCCAGTTTTGATTTAGGGCTAGGCGAGCATCTGAAAGGGCGCGGTTTGGAGTCATTACAGCGCTTTACGCATTGGATGGAGGGTATTATCCGCTTAGTGGAACGTGAACCGGTGGCGGCAGTGCGGGATTTGATCCACGGCATTGACTATGAGAGTTGGCTGTTTGAAACCTCTCCTAGCCCGAAAGCGGCTGAAATGCGGATGAAAAACGTCAATTTATTATTTAGTTGGATGACCGAGATGTTAGAAGGGTCAGAACTGAATGAACCGATGACACTGACTCAGGTTGTCACGCGCTTTACCCTGCGCGATATGATGGAACGTGGCGAAAGTGATGAAGAGCTGGACCAAGTTCAACTCATGACGTTGCATGCTTCAAAAGGATTGGAATTCCCTTACGTATTCTTGGTTGGTATGGAAGAGGGCTTATTGCCACACCAAAGCAGCATTGACGAAGATAATGTCGATGAGGAGCGGCGGCTGGCCTATGTGGGCATCACCCGTGCTCAGCGCGAACTGTTTTTCACCTTATGCAAAGAGCGGCGTCAGTATGGTGAATTGATTCGGCCAGAACCTAGCCGTTTCTTGCTGGAATTGCCGCAGGACGATCTCAAATGGGAAAATGAGCGCAAAGCAGTTAGCCCAGAAGAGCGGATGCAAAAAGGCCAGAGCCATCTGGCCAATATTCGCGCGCAATTAGCGAATGCTAAAAAGCCGCAGTAAATGTGAAAAACCACAATGGGCAGGTTGTGTTAACGGCACAGTGCCTGCCCACTCGCGACTCATTTAAGGTGCGACGGGTTTACCATCAACCTTGACGTTTTGCACCTCGCTGAAGTGCCAAGGTGTTTCACCGCGCAATTCAGTGAAAGTGACTTGATTAAATTCACTATCACGTAAGTCACTGATAGCCGTCGGGGTGACATTGTTAAGCTGCACATTATTAACATGTACCAACCGGTGCCAGGCTTTATTTGCTGTATCCCCTTTGATTTCAATGGAGGCATTCTTGCCGCTGGTGTTATCCACCGTCACATTTTTAACTGTGAAATCATAGAACTGGGCTGGAATTTTGGCGGGTGGATAATCAATGTTGGCGTTACTGTCAGCATAATCCAAAGTCATCACCATCACTTGTTTTGCCAAATCCCGCATGGCGTTATTGCGGAAAGTCACATTACGCGCCCCGCCGCCAATAGTGCTGGTGCTCTTGGCGCGCAGGCCGATATCAGTCAGATACATGACGTTATTTTCAGCCAAAATATCTTCAATCCAAGCCCCTGTATGGCTGCCAGTGACCACGGCACCATGTCCCATGCGGAAATAGTTATTAAATAACCATGCGCCTTTCATTGGTTCTTGCTGCTGAGCTTTTTCCCCAGTGCCGGCCGCAAAGTTGATGCAGTCATCGCCAGTATCAAAAAAGTTATTAAATACCATCACATTCTGGCTGTTACCGAACTCAATACCGTCGCCATTATTTGCGTCATAGGTTTGGTGAATTAATCCATTGGCAACAACATTATGGTTTTCCAAATTCATAATGCCGTGGAAAGCTGGGTTACGTACGGTAAAACCGGCCAGATACACGTTTTCTACGCCGCGTAATGTCATTAAGCTGGAGCGGCGCTGTCCGTAGGCATTTTTCAAATCCATACCATCGGAAACCGCTTTCTCAACCTGATTTTTGGCTAAGATGCCATCTTCATGCACTTTGCTATTTTTGCTGGCGACATATTGCGGTAATGGGCGGCCTAACTCATCAGTAATGTCAGCGGTTTTGGCCCGCAACCAGCCATTACCGTCAATAACCCCAGAACCAGTAATCCGGATATTGCGGAAGGTACCGGGTTTGCTGTTATTGGGATCGATAGCATTGATCAGCGATGCTGGGCGCTCAATCGTGGAATAAGGGTATAGACGGTAGCCCGCAGGATAATCCTCTGGATTTTCTGAGCCTAATAATGTGGCCCCAGCCTGAAGGTTAAGGGTCATATTACTTTTCAGCCAAAATGCGCCACTTTTATAGATACCGGCGGGTATCTCAACACGACAACCTGGCTTGCAGCTATCTATCGCCTGCTGTATGGCCTTGGTATTCAATGTTTTTCCATCATCGACAGCACCAAAATCACGTATATTTACCATCTGTGGTTTGGCACTGGTTTTTGCGGTGATGGGCTTGCTGGCAGCTGACAATGATCCATCGGCATATTGTGCTTTCACTGTAAATTGGTAGCTGGTTTCAGGTTTTAGGCCGGTGGCTGTAAAATTTTGCATCACGATTTTATGCTGGAAATTATCTTTATCATTGGCATAAAAGTGATTGATATAGGGCTTGGCCGGGGAAAATTTATCATTATTATCACTGGCTTTGCCTAACAATTTTCCCGCAGAGAAAATCTGGTAATCAACAATTTTGCGCGTATCTTCCGGCGCTTTCCACACCAGAACAATACTGTTCTCATCATAGGCGAGAGTTGGAACTTGTAGTTGCTGAGGGGCATCGGGGCGACTTGATTTTGCTGCTATAGCCATAGGGCTGCCCACCATTAGGCTGGTCATTATTACCAACATACTGGTGGTGTATGGACGTCGAAGCTGTACTTGCATTATTAACCCTTCTCAATAAAGAAACAGTGTTTTATAAAAATACATACAATGTTTCTTTTTTAAACTGAGGACGATCACAATCTGATATTTTTATGAGGGTTTACCGTGGGAATGAAGCAGAAGAAAGGCGACCAAGGCCGCCCAATTGCAAAGAATTTAGTGAAATTCTTCTAATAAAAGTGGCCACTGAACATAGCTCTGCCAATGACTCTCTTGTTCTAATGCTTCTGCGCGATAAGGATGCTGTTGCAGCCAGCCCTGAGGTAGCAGCACATAAAGTGCTTCACCATTGGCTCGCAGCCTGACTGCGGGTAGTGTGTCATCCCGGCGACGGCTGGAGAATATAATTGCCAGGCGCAATAACCGGCACAAATGCTGGGCCATATCCACCGGCAAGGCATTTTGTTGATTTAGCAGTGAGAGGTCGAGAGTATCACTCTGATTTTGCAGCAAAGCTGCCAGTAGGCGTTTTTGTGCAGGAGTAAAACCGGGTAGATCCAGATTGCGTATCAGATAAGCGGCATGTTGCGGAGCTCGTTTAAAATCGATGCTTAGACCAATTTCATGGATCAAACACGCATTTTGCAATAACTCACGACATCGGCTGTCGAGATGCCACTCTTTTTCTACTTGCAGCAAAAAGTTATCAGCCAATTTACTGACACGCTTGGCTTGTTCTGTATCCAGTGAGTAACGGCGCTGGATATTTCGCACGGTTCGGCTGCGAATATCCTGCTCTACCGGTAAATGCAGCATGCCATAGACTAGACCTTCGCGTAGCGCCCCCCCAGCCAGAGTCATGCTTTCAATCGCCAGTTCTTGGAATATCGCCATTAAAATAGACAGACCACTGGGGAAAACCAGTGCGCGCTCCAGTGTTAACCCGGGGATTTCCAGCTCTTCCAGTTTGCCACACTGAATGGCTCTTTGTTTGAGCTGCTGTAATTTGGCTAAGGTGATCAGTTCGTCCATACCTTGGGCGACCATAATCTCTTGCAGGGCCTGAACAGTGCCAGATGCACCCACACAGATTTGCCAACCGTGCGCACGAAACCGCTGCGCGACAGGTTTGAGCATCTCTCGGGCTGCTAATTCCGCACGGTCAAAATTATCTTTTGCCAGATTGCGGTCACTGAAGTAGCGTTCCAGCCAAGTTACGCAACCCATTGATAAACTGACTAGAATATTGGCCTGCGCGCCATTTCCGGTCACCAGTTCTGTGCTGCCACCCCCAATATCGACCACCAGACGCTGCTCTGGCCCACCGGTGGTATGTGCGACGCCGTGATAAATCAGACGAGCTTCTTCTTCACCACTGATAACCTGAATCGGGCAGCCGAGGATCTCGGTCGCAGTTTGCAGGAACTCTTCGGCATTCGAGGCCAGGCGCAGGGTTGCTGTTGCAACCACGCGAATCTGATCCAAAGGAATGTCCTGCAAACGCTCAGAGAAAAGCTTCAGGCATTGCCAGCCACGCTCCATCGCCTCTTGCGATAGATGATTTTGGCTATCCAGACCGGCGGCCAAACGGACTTTCCGCTTGATTCGGGCCAGTGTTTGGATACTGCCTGCCACCTCACGTACTACCAACATGTGGAAACTGTTGGAGCCAAGATCGATGGCAGCATAAAGTGAGGTGGAACTTAGCATCATTTATCAGCTCGGTCGCTTACGGTTATTCCGCGGTGCACCACTATTACGGCGTGGGGCAGAGTTACGGCGTGGGCCATTCCCAGTGCGGGGACGGGCCAGACGTTTTGGCGCCGGCAAATCTGTTAATAGCGCATCGCTATTATATTTACTTACCGGAATGCTATGACCGGTGTAGGCCTCGATAGCCGGTAAGTTTAAAGCGTATTCTTCACAGGCCAAACTGATGGAATGACCACTTTCGCCAGCACGACCGGTACGGCCAATGCGGTGAACATAGTCTTCACAATCATCGGGTAGGTCATAGTTGAAGACATGGGTTACCAGTGGAATATGTAAACCACGGGCGGCTACATCGGTGGCGACCAGAATATCCAAATCACCTTTGGTGAAATCTTCCAGAATTCGCAGGCGTTTTTTCTGCGCGACATCACCGGTCAACAGGCCAACACGATGACCATCAGCAGCCAGGTGGCCCCAGATTTCTTCACAGCGATGTTTAGTATTGGCAAAAATAATGCAGCGGTCTGGCCACTCTTCTTCAATTAACGTCTGCAATAGACGCATTTTTTCTTCATTTGAGGGGTAGAACAGCTCTTCCTGAATGCGGTGGCCGGTTTTTTGCAACGGTTCCACTTCAACATATTCGGCGTTATTCATTTGTTCGAATGCTAATTCACGTACTCGGTACGAGAGTGTGGCAGAGAACAGCATGTTTAAACGCTGATCAACGGAAGGCATGCGGCGGAACAGCCAGCGGATATCTTTGATAAAGCCGAGGTCATACATCCGGTCAGCTTCATCTAAGACCACAACCTGAATTGCCCCGAGATTAATGTAATTTTGTTTTGCGTAATCGATTAAACGACCCGTGGTACCGATCAGAATATCAACGCCACTCTCCAGCACTTTAAGCTGTTTATCGTAGCCATCTCCACCGTAAGCCAAGCCTAATTTCAGCCCGGTTATCTGGGAAAGTGATTCTGCATCGGAGTGAATTTGCACCGCCAATTCACGTGTTGGTGCCATAATCAATGCGCGCGGTTGATTAGTCTGGCGACCCTCTGGTGCCGGGTGAGAAAGCAAATAATGGAAAGTAGACGCTAGAAATGCCAGCGTCTTGCCGGTTCCTGTTTGCGCCTGACCCGCTACATCACGCCCAGAGAGGGTGAGTGGCAATGCTAACGCCTGGATCGGCGTACAATACTGAAACCCTTTGTTTTCAAGAGCTTCAATAACTAGCGGGTGCAGGGCGAAGTCGGAAAACTTCTGTTCGGTCAAGTGTGTTTTGCTCATAGTGTGGTAGAATATCAGCTAACTATTGCTTTACGAAAGCGTATCCGGTGAAATAAAGTCATCCTACTGTTGGTTAATGCTACACCAACGAGGTAGACACAATCCTTTGGAGTAGAACATGAGCGATAAAATTATTCACCTGAGTGACGACAGCTTCGACACTGACGTGCTGAAAGCCGAGGGCCTGGTTCTGGTCGATTTCTGGGCTGAATGGTGTGGGCCGTGCAAGATGATTGCTCCGATTTTGGATGAAATTGCTGAAGAGTATGAAGGCCGACTGACCATTACTAAATTGAACATTGATGACAACCAGGGCACGGCACCAAAATACGGTATCCGTGGCATCCCTACGCTGTTGTTATTCCGTGATGGTGAAGTTGTGGCAACCAAGGTGGGGGCCTTGTCTAAAGGTCAACTTAAAGAATTCTTGGATGCAAATCTGTAAGTGACGTTAGCGGGTTAGTACCTTAAAGCCATTGAAGTTGCAGCCGAGAGCAAGTGCTGGCCCGAAGGGGGAGCCTCGTCAGAGGCTCACTATCCCGCTGAGTTGACTCAGGTCAGTGATCCGGGTGAGCCAGGGCTGCTAACAGCGCTGTAGCGTCAAGGTTATCGTGGATGTTTAGCGGCAGTTGTGATTTCTCACACTGACCGCTAGACGCCTGCAAAGAAGCGTGTTAAGTTTACCTCACTGCATATAGAACATTCCTGTGTATTGAGTCCGGGTCTGTGGCATCTAGCTTATTCTTTAGTATCTAATAAATAGTCTGTAGCATCTAAATAGTTTGAATCTGAAGTTTTACTCTATGTCGAAATAATTTGCGTTGAGAATATGTATGAACTCAATCGGTTTTTGACAGTCTAGTGTTTTACAAAATCAGTCTAAGGCACTTTCAATCTTTACACCGTTGTGTCGCGCATTCTTGTGTAAGTCATTACTTGCGTAGTTTGGCCCAAGGCCGGTGATTGAATGTCCCATTAAACAGGCACGGATGACGCTGCCATACCATTCACGACCATAGTTCGAGACATACCCCGAGTTTAAGAACCCACCATTATGAATCTTACCGAATTAAAGAACACGCCGGTTTCTGATCTGATAACACTTGGCGAAAATATGGGGCTGGAAAACCTGGCCCGGATGCGTAAACAAGATATTATTTTCTCTATCCTTAAGCAGCATGCGAAAAGTGGAGAAGATATCTTCGGTGACGGTGTGTTGGAGATATTGCAGGATGGGTTTGGTTTCCTCCGTTCTGCAGACAGCTCCTACCTCGCCGGCCCTGACGACATCTACGTATCCCCAAGCCAAATTCGCCGTTTTAACCTCCGCACAGGTGATACCGTTGCCGGTAAGATTCGTCCACCTAAAGAAGGTGAGCGCTACTTTGCATTGTTGAAAGTTAACGAAGTTAACTATGACAAACCGGAAAACGCCCGTAACAAAATCCTATTCGAAAACTTAACGCCATTACAT contains:
- the ppx gene encoding exopolyphosphatase — translated: MLSSTSLYAAIDLGSNSFHMLVVREVAGSIQTLARIKRKVRLAAGLDSQNHLSQEAMERGWQCLKLFSERLQDIPLDQIRVVATATLRLASNAEEFLQTATEILGCPIQVISGEEEARLIYHGVAHTTGGPEQRLVVDIGGGSTELVTGNGAQANILVSLSMGCVTWLERYFSDRNLAKDNFDRAELAAREMLKPVAQRFRAHGWQICVGASGTVQALQEIMVAQGMDELITLAKLQQLKQRAIQCGKLEELEIPGLTLERALVFPSGLSILMAIFQELAIESMTLAGGALREGLVYGMLHLPVEQDIRSRTVRNIQRRYSLDTEQAKRVSKLADNFLLQVEKEWHLDSRCRELLQNACLIHEIGLSIDFKRAPQHAAYLIRNLDLPGFTPAQKRLLAALLQNQSDTLDLSLLNQQNALPVDMAQHLCRLLRLAIIFSSRRRDDTLPAVRLRANGEALYVLLPQGWLQQHPYRAEALEQESHWQSYVQWPLLLEEFH
- the rep gene encoding DNA helicase Rep, which encodes MRLNPSQQQAVEFVTGPCLVLAGAGSGKTRVITNKIAHLIRQCGYQPKHIAAVTFTNKAAREMKERVAQTLGRKEARGLMIATFHTLGLEIIKKEYKALGMKSNFSLFDAQDQLGLLKDLTHKWLEDDKTLLQQLVSQISNWKNDLLDPAAAAAQARSERDKLFVHCYGLYDAHLKACNVLDFDDLISLPTLLLQHDLEVRERWQNRLRYLLVDEYQDTNTSQYQMVKLLVGSRARFTVVGDDDQSIYSWRGARPQNLVLLNEDFPQLQVIKLEQNYRSSGRILKAANILIANNSHVFEKKLFSELDYGDELKVITANNEDHEAERVVGELIAHHFVKKTQYSDYAILYRGNHQSRLFEKLLMQNRIPYRISGGDSFFSRPEIKDLLAYLRVLTNQDDDSAFLRIVNTPKREIGSATIQKLGEWANVRNKSLFRASFDLGLGEHLKGRGLESLQRFTHWMEGIIRLVEREPVAAVRDLIHGIDYESWLFETSPSPKAAEMRMKNVNLLFSWMTEMLEGSELNEPMTLTQVVTRFTLRDMMERGESDEELDQVQLMTLHASKGLEFPYVFLVGMEEGLLPHQSSIDEDNVDEERRLAYVGITRAQRELFFTLCKERRQYGELIRPEPSRFLLELPQDDLKWENERKAVSPEERMQKGQSHLANIRAQLANAKKPQ
- a CDS encoding glycosyl hydrolase family 28 protein, which gives rise to MQVQLRRPYTTSMLVIMTSLMVGSPMAIAAKSSRPDAPQQLQVPTLAYDENSIVLVWKAPEDTRKIVDYQIFSAGKLLGKASDNNDKFSPAKPYINHFYANDKDNFQHKIVMQNFTATGLKPETSYQFTVKAQYADGSLSAASKPITAKTSAKPQMVNIRDFGAVDDGKTLNTKAIQQAIDSCKPGCRVEIPAGIYKSGAFWLKSNMTLNLQAGATLLGSENPEDYPAGYRLYPYSTIERPASLINAIDPNNSKPGTFRNIRITGSGVIDGNGWLRAKTADITDELGRPLPQYVASKNSKVHEDGILAKNQVEKAVSDGMDLKNAYGQRRSSLMTLRGVENVYLAGFTVRNPAFHGIMNLENHNVVANGLIHQTYDANNGDGIEFGNSQNVMVFNNFFDTGDDCINFAAGTGEKAQQQEPMKGAWLFNNYFRMGHGAVVTGSHTGAWIEDILAENNVMYLTDIGLRAKSTSTIGGGARNVTFRNNAMRDLAKQVMVMTLDYADSNANIDYPPAKIPAQFYDFTVKNVTVDNTSGKNASIEIKGDTANKAWHRLVHVNNVQLNNVTPTAISDLRDSEFNQVTFTELRGETPWHFSEVQNVKVDGKPVAP
- the rhlB gene encoding ATP-dependent RNA helicase RhlB, with the translated sequence MSKTHLTEQKFSDFALHPLVIEALENKGFQYCTPIQALALPLTLSGRDVAGQAQTGTGKTLAFLASTFHYLLSHPAPEGRQTNQPRALIMAPTRELAVQIHSDAESLSQITGLKLGLAYGGDGYDKQLKVLESGVDILIGTTGRLIDYAKQNYINLGAIQVVVLDEADRMYDLGFIKDIRWLFRRMPSVDQRLNMLFSATLSYRVRELAFEQMNNAEYVEVEPLQKTGHRIQEELFYPSNEEKMRLLQTLIEEEWPDRCIIFANTKHRCEEIWGHLAADGHRVGLLTGDVAQKKRLRILEDFTKGDLDILVATDVAARGLHIPLVTHVFNYDLPDDCEDYVHRIGRTGRAGESGHSISLACEEYALNLPAIEAYTGHSIPVSKYNSDALLTDLPAPKRLARPRTGNGPRRNSAPRRNSGAPRNNRKRPS
- the trxA gene encoding thioredoxin TrxA; translation: MSDKIIHLSDDSFDTDVLKAEGLVLVDFWAEWCGPCKMIAPILDEIAEEYEGRLTITKLNIDDNQGTAPKYGIRGIPTLLLFRDGEVVATKVGALSKGQLKEFLDANL